Proteins encoded in a region of the Bacillus sp. T3 genome:
- a CDS encoding sucrose-specific PTS transporter subunit IIBC: protein MDHKKIAQELLVAIGGKENVSAAAHCATRLRLVLNDESVVDQAKLDQMDEVKGTFSTGGQFQIILGSGTVNVVYKHFAALTGQTEMSTSDVKDAATKKLNPIQRFVKMLSDIFVPIIPAIVAGGLLMGLNNVLTASDLFIEGKSLVDANPEMADLAALINTFANAAFVFLPILIGFSATKRFGGNPYLGATLGMLMVHPDLLNGYGYGAALLKHEIPVWNIFGLEIEKVGYQGSVLPVLAASFILAKIETYLRKVVPSALDNLLTPLFSIFITGILTFTLVGPVTRSAGNLLTDGIVWMYDTTGVIGGIIFGLFYAPIVITEMHHSFIAVETQLLADLVKTGGSFIFVIAAMSNVAQGAATLAVLKTTKNAKIKGTASAAGISALLGITEPAMFGINLKLRYPFIGAITGAAVASGFVTLFKVKATALGAAGLPGIISIHPDVILYYIIGMAISFVVAFFVTVVLAKREAKKAGNSQSEQAA, encoded by the coding sequence ATGGATCACAAAAAAATTGCTCAAGAATTACTAGTTGCAATTGGTGGGAAAGAAAACGTTTCAGCGGCAGCCCATTGTGCCACACGCTTGCGTCTTGTTTTAAATGACGAATCAGTCGTTGACCAGGCAAAATTGGATCAAATGGATGAAGTAAAAGGAACATTTTCAACTGGCGGTCAATTTCAAATTATTCTTGGCTCAGGAACGGTAAATGTGGTTTACAAGCATTTTGCAGCTTTGACTGGCCAAACTGAAATGTCTACAAGTGATGTGAAAGATGCGGCAACCAAAAAATTAAATCCGATTCAACGATTTGTTAAAATGCTATCTGACATTTTCGTTCCGATTATCCCAGCCATTGTTGCTGGTGGTTTATTAATGGGTCTTAACAACGTCCTAACTGCTTCTGATTTATTTATCGAGGGAAAATCATTAGTCGATGCTAATCCAGAAATGGCCGATTTAGCCGCACTTATTAATACATTTGCGAATGCAGCCTTTGTCTTTTTACCGATATTAATTGGTTTTTCGGCGACGAAGCGTTTTGGTGGAAATCCTTATCTTGGAGCCACTTTAGGAATGTTAATGGTCCATCCGGACTTATTGAATGGATATGGCTATGGAGCTGCTCTTCTAAAGCATGAGATTCCAGTTTGGAATATATTTGGCCTCGAGATAGAAAAGGTTGGATATCAAGGGTCGGTGCTTCCTGTGCTTGCGGCCTCATTTATTCTGGCAAAAATTGAAACATACTTACGCAAGGTTGTTCCATCTGCATTAGATAATTTGTTAACTCCTTTATTTTCCATTTTTATCACAGGCATATTAACGTTTACATTAGTTGGACCCGTTACACGTTCTGCAGGAAATTTATTAACAGATGGTATTGTTTGGATGTATGACACTACAGGTGTTATTGGTGGAATCATTTTCGGTCTGTTCTATGCGCCAATTGTTATAACCGAAATGCATCACAGTTTTATTGCTGTAGAAACACAATTACTTGCTGATTTAGTAAAGACAGGTGGATCGTTTATCTTCGTTATTGCTGCAATGTCAAACGTTGCCCAAGGTGCAGCGACACTTGCGGTTTTAAAGACAACGAAGAATGCTAAAATCAAAGGTACTGCTTCAGCTGCCGGAATCTCTGCTTTATTAGGGATTACCGAGCCAGCTATGTTTGGAATTAACTTAAAGTTACGTTATCCGTTTATCGGTGCAATCACTGGGGCTGCCGTCGCATCTGGATTTGTGACTTTGTTCAAGGTGAAGGCGACAGCGTTAGGAGCTGCAGGTCTTCCGGGAATCATTTCAATTCATCCTGATGTGATCCTTTATTATATTATTGGAATGGCGATTTCCTTTGTAGTAGCTTTTTTCGTAACGGTTGTTTTAGCAAAAAGAGAAGCAAAAAAAGCAGGCAATAGTCAGTCAGAACAAGCAGCATAA
- a CDS encoding LacI family DNA-binding transcriptional regulator gives MSKTISDIAKIAGVAKSTVSRYLNGGSVGEATKKKIEQAINETGYTPNPFAQSLKAKKTNIIGTIVPRLDSYASSQTLIGIDEQLKKLNYQMLISNTSQSLEREIDSIYSFANQKMAGIILLATVITDLHIQALEAVNIPILLIGQENEMFHSLIHDDYHAGYEMGRYVLEKGYRKIAYLGVTERDIAVGVKRKQGFKKALEEVQDCEVQFFETEFNIPAAQTSAQKIMNEFHPSIFVCATDNIALGALKAAYSEGLVVPTEVAITGFGGYEVTGIIHPSLTTAKFFYKEAGETAARHIVNLVNERPVEKLTISKFEIIERESVDINLKHAL, from the coding sequence ATGAGTAAAACCATTTCAGATATAGCAAAAATTGCTGGTGTGGCTAAAAGTACGGTTTCGCGGTATTTAAATGGTGGATCTGTTGGGGAAGCAACCAAGAAGAAAATTGAACAAGCAATTAACGAAACCGGTTATACGCCAAATCCGTTTGCACAAAGCTTAAAAGCTAAGAAAACGAATATTATTGGAACCATTGTACCGAGGCTTGACTCCTATGCTTCATCACAAACCTTAATTGGGATTGATGAGCAATTAAAAAAATTGAATTACCAGATGCTTATCTCGAATACAAGCCAAAGTTTAGAGCGGGAAATAGATAGTATTTATAGCTTCGCTAATCAAAAGATGGCAGGAATTATCTTGCTGGCAACTGTAATAACCGACCTACATATCCAAGCACTTGAGGCTGTAAATATCCCAATTTTATTAATTGGACAGGAGAATGAAATGTTTCATAGCTTGATCCATGATGATTATCACGCTGGTTATGAAATGGGACGGTATGTCTTGGAAAAGGGATATCGTAAAATTGCTTATTTAGGCGTAACAGAAAGGGATATTGCAGTAGGGGTAAAGAGAAAACAGGGATTTAAAAAGGCTCTAGAAGAGGTTCAAGATTGTGAAGTTCAATTCTTTGAAACAGAGTTTAACATTCCAGCTGCGCAAACCAGCGCACAGAAAATTATGAATGAATTTCATCCTTCGATTTTTGTATGTGCAACCGATAATATTGCACTTGGCGCTCTTAAGGCCGCATATTCTGAGGGGCTTGTAGTTCCAACCGAGGTTGCAATTACCGGATTTGGTGGCTATGAGGTTACGGGAATTATTCATCCTAGCTTAACCACAGCAAAGTTTTTTTATAAAGAGGCAGGGGAAACTGCTGCAAGGCACATCGTGAACCTAGTAAATGAGCGTCCTGTAGAAAAATTAACCATCTCTAAATTTGAAATTATTGAACGAGAAAGCGTTGACATAAACTTGAAGCATGCTCTATAA
- the aspA gene encoding aspartate ammonia-lyase, with translation MTNNESTMRIEKDFLGTKEVPADAYYGIQTLRAVENFPITGYRIHEELIKAMAIVKKAAALANMEVKHLYSGIGDAIVQAADEMINGQWHDQIIVDPIQGGAGTSINMNVNEVLANRAIEILGNDKGDYFHCSPNSHVNMSQSTNDAFPTAIHISVLNLLGKLLATMDDMHTVFLEKAQEFDHVIKMGRTHLQDAVPIRLGQEFEAYSRVIQRDINRIKGSRQNLFESNMGATAVGTGLNADPRYIKLVVKHLADISGLPLKGAEHLVDATQNTDAYTEVSSALKVCMINLSKIANDLRLMASGPRAGLGEISLPARQPGSSIMPGKVNPVLPELINQVAFQVIGNDHTISLASEAGQLELNVMEPVLVFNLLQSISIMNNAFRTFTDNCVKGIVANEERLKEYVEKSAGVITAVNPHLGYDVAARIAREAILSGAPVRDLCLKYDVLTEKELDLILDPYEMTHPGIAGAALLESD, from the coding sequence ATGACAAACAACGAGAGCACGATGCGAATCGAAAAGGATTTTTTAGGAACAAAGGAAGTACCGGCTGATGCGTATTATGGGATCCAAACACTTCGAGCTGTTGAAAATTTTCCAATTACAGGTTACAGAATCCATGAAGAATTAATTAAAGCAATGGCGATTGTGAAAAAAGCCGCTGCATTAGCCAATATGGAGGTTAAGCATCTCTATTCCGGTATTGGCGATGCCATCGTCCAAGCAGCAGATGAGATGATTAACGGGCAATGGCATGATCAAATAATTGTTGACCCAATTCAGGGAGGAGCCGGGACTTCTATTAACATGAATGTGAATGAAGTGCTTGCTAACCGTGCTATTGAAATACTAGGGAACGATAAAGGCGACTATTTTCATTGTAGTCCTAATTCCCATGTGAATATGTCTCAATCAACGAATGATGCCTTTCCAACAGCTATTCATATTTCAGTATTAAATTTACTCGGAAAATTATTAGCTACGATGGATGATATGCATACGGTTTTTCTGGAAAAAGCGCAAGAATTTGATCATGTTATAAAAATGGGGCGTACCCATCTTCAGGATGCGGTACCGATTCGTCTTGGTCAGGAATTTGAAGCATATAGCCGCGTAATACAGCGAGATATAAATAGGATTAAAGGATCGCGCCAAAACCTATTTGAATCGAATATGGGAGCCACCGCGGTTGGCACAGGATTAAATGCTGACCCGCGCTATATTAAATTAGTGGTTAAACATCTGGCCGACATCAGTGGTTTACCACTAAAGGGGGCTGAACATCTTGTCGACGCGACGCAAAATACAGATGCCTACACTGAGGTGTCTAGTGCATTAAAGGTTTGTATGATTAACTTATCAAAAATTGCGAATGACTTGCGCTTAATGGCCTCAGGTCCGCGAGCGGGTTTGGGAGAAATCAGCTTGCCTGCCAGACAGCCGGGTTCTTCGATTATGCCAGGAAAAGTGAATCCTGTGTTGCCGGAGTTGATTAATCAAGTGGCCTTCCAAGTAATCGGCAATGATCATACCATCAGCCTTGCGTCTGAAGCTGGTCAGCTTGAATTGAATGTGATGGAGCCGGTGCTTGTTTTTAATTTACTGCAATCGATTAGTATTATGAATAATGCATTTCGTACTTTTACAGATAATTGTGTAAAAGGAATCGTAGCGAATGAAGAAAGATTAAAAGAGTATGTCGAAAAGAGTGCCGGAGTTATTACGGCGGTTAATCCACATCTTGGGTATGACGTAGCTGCTCGAATTGCTAGAGAGGCTATACTTAGCGGTGCTCCAGTTCGTGATCTGTGTCTAAAATATGATGTGTTAACAGAGAAGGAGTTAGACTTAATCCTTGATCCATATGAAATGACCCATCCGGGAATCGCGGGTGCCGCGTTATTGGAAAGCGATTAA
- a CDS encoding sucrose-6-phosphate hydrolase — translation MEWTKEKRYRKMHDVTDAEIKGLAKLVNQCPWRQSFHVQPVTGLLNDPNGFAFYNGEYHLFYQWFPLGPIHGLKHWYHTKSKDLVHWENIGMAIEPSNEYDSHGVYSGSGIEHDGKLFLLYTGNTRDENWNRHPYQCLAVMDQNGHITKMETPVIADIPVGYTDHYRDPKVWRAGDEYYAVIGAQRENKTGCVVLYRSPDLKQWQFAGEMNTTLAEFGYMWECPDYFELDGQGVFLFSPQGLKAEGDCYKNIYQSGYVLGRPLDLVTNELIHGDFHELDRGFDFYAPQTTQDPNGRRILVGWMGLPEIEYPTDQNGWAHCLTLPRELSVKGEKVIQQPVAELELLRREKAEGNIIVDNESATIEGFTGEVYELVTEFFASTAEEFGIELRVGQNEKTVIKYNRVEKKSFLTGTQSGKAFAEEFGTIRKCGVDTETVAFRVFVDVSSVEVFVNNGEEVFTGRIFPGKESTGIRFFSYGGQTNVKAIKWNING, via the coding sequence ATGGAATGGACAAAAGAAAAGCGCTACAGGAAAATGCACGATGTCACTGACGCAGAGATTAAAGGATTAGCCAAACTGGTGAATCAATGTCCTTGGCGGCAGTCTTTTCATGTGCAACCAGTTACAGGGCTTTTAAATGATCCAAATGGATTTGCATTTTATAATGGGGAATATCATTTGTTTTATCAATGGTTTCCGCTCGGCCCTATCCATGGATTAAAGCACTGGTATCATACTAAATCAAAAGATCTTGTTCATTGGGAAAACATTGGAATGGCGATTGAACCATCGAATGAATATGATAGTCATGGTGTCTATTCCGGCAGTGGTATTGAACATGATGGGAAGCTTTTTCTTCTCTATACAGGAAATACGCGAGATGAAAATTGGAATCGGCACCCCTATCAATGTTTAGCTGTAATGGATCAAAATGGACATATTACTAAAATGGAAACTCCAGTGATTGCAGATATTCCAGTTGGCTATACCGATCATTATCGTGATCCGAAGGTTTGGAGAGCTGGAGACGAATATTATGCTGTAATTGGGGCTCAGAGGGAAAATAAAACAGGATGTGTCGTTTTATATCGCTCGCCCGATTTAAAACAGTGGCAATTTGCTGGTGAAATGAATACAACTCTTGCTGAATTTGGTTATATGTGGGAATGTCCTGATTATTTTGAGCTGGACGGGCAAGGTGTGTTCCTTTTCTCTCCACAGGGGCTTAAAGCAGAAGGAGATTGCTATAAAAATATTTATCAGTCAGGGTATGTTCTCGGGCGCCCACTTGATTTAGTGACGAATGAACTTATTCACGGTGATTTTCATGAGCTTGACCGAGGCTTTGATTTTTATGCCCCACAAACAACACAAGACCCTAATGGACGAAGAATTTTAGTCGGTTGGATGGGATTACCAGAAATTGAATATCCAACAGATCAAAATGGTTGGGCCCATTGTTTAACTCTTCCAAGGGAGTTATCGGTGAAAGGGGAAAAAGTTATACAACAACCAGTAGCAGAACTTGAATTACTTCGTAGGGAAAAGGCAGAAGGGAATATCATTGTAGATAATGAATCTGCTACGATAGAAGGCTTTACGGGGGAAGTATACGAACTGGTAACAGAATTCTTCGCAAGTACAGCTGAGGAATTTGGGATCGAACTACGTGTTGGGCAAAATGAGAAAACAGTGATTAAATACAACAGAGTTGAGAAAAAATCATTTTTGACCGGAACCCAATCTGGAAAGGCCTTTGCTGAGGAGTTTGGTACGATTCGAAAATGTGGGGTGGATACTGAAACCGTCGCGTTCCGAGTTTTTGTCGACGTTTCTTCGGTTGAGGTATTTGTGAATAATGGAGAAGAGGTTTTCACTGGAAGAATCTTTCCTGGTAAAGAAAGTACAGGAATTCGCTTCTTTTCTTATGGTGGTCAAACAAATGTAAAGGCGATTAAATGGAACATAAATGGATAA
- a CDS encoding carbohydrate kinase gives MGTLFSIGEVLIDFIPLEKGVALKDVLSFERAPGGAPANVAAAVAKYGMRASMISKLGNDAFGDFLVEKLEQTGVNTNHILRTDEANTGLAFVSLKKNGERDFSFYRNPSADLLLEADELDEKTFGTGDYLHFCSVDLVESPMKHTHKKAINSVKSKNGIISFDPNVRLPLWKNDQDCRKTILEFLPLAHILKVSDEELEFITGISNEKEALKSLFQGDVEVVVYTQGGKGATILTKDIVHVKQGYKMNVVDTTGAGDAFIGGFLFLILKNEVQKSNLKTYVEEHGIEMLTFANASGALTTTKKGGISALPTLHEIEQFMIVNK, from the coding sequence ATGGGAACACTTTTTTCGATTGGTGAAGTATTAATTGATTTTATCCCTCTTGAAAAGGGGGTTGCATTAAAGGATGTTTTATCTTTTGAACGTGCTCCGGGTGGGGCGCCAGCAAATGTAGCAGCGGCTGTAGCCAAATATGGAATGAGAGCTTCGATGATTTCTAAATTAGGCAACGATGCTTTTGGAGACTTTTTAGTGGAGAAACTTGAACAAACTGGGGTCAATACAAATCATATCCTTCGCACGGATGAGGCCAATACGGGCCTAGCTTTTGTATCACTAAAGAAAAATGGAGAACGTGATTTTTCGTTTTATCGGAATCCATCCGCTGATTTGCTTTTAGAAGCGGATGAATTAGATGAAAAAACGTTTGGGACAGGGGATTATCTTCATTTTTGTTCGGTAGATCTTGTCGAGTCCCCGATGAAACATACCCATAAAAAAGCGATAAACAGCGTGAAATCTAAAAATGGAATCATTAGCTTTGATCCCAACGTGCGTCTCCCTTTATGGAAGAATGACCAGGATTGCCGTAAAACAATATTGGAATTTTTACCATTAGCTCATATTCTAAAGGTGTCTGATGAAGAACTAGAGTTTATTACCGGAATTTCTAATGAAAAAGAAGCTTTGAAATCATTATTTCAAGGTGACGTCGAAGTAGTTGTTTATACGCAAGGTGGAAAAGGTGCGACAATTTTAACAAAAGATATTGTACATGTTAAGCAAGGTTACAAAATGAATGTAGTGGATACAACAGGAGCTGGTGATGCTTTTATTGGTGGGTTTCTATTCCTTATATTAAAGAATGAAGTGCAAAAATCTAATCTTAAGACTTATGTTGAAGAACATGGTATTGAAATGCTGACTTTTGCGAATGCCAGCGGTGCATTAACAACCACGAAAAAAGGCGGAATCAGTGCCCTGCCAACTCTTCATGAAATTGAACAATTTATGATAGTAAACAAGTAA